AATCAACTACACCTCTACACCTCAACCCATGCTAGTTGGGAGCGTCTATACAAAAGGAATTGCAAATTACTTAACAGCACAAGAGAACCCCAAAAAATCTGATACCATACTGATCAAAGAAGAAAGCCCCCAAACTTTATGAACCAATCAtttcgttcttttcttttttgaagtTTCGGCTCCCAAAAGGTTGAAAGTAGCCAGGATCAACTGTGCTAAAAGACGCAATCCAGATCGTTTCACAAATGGATTATGATACTTCTATTAAACAAGCTAAACGTGAAAAGTTCACGGAGATTTAGGAGTTCTGGCTGAACGGTCTATTTTACACCACGAATTGTAGAATGCATGCGGAGCTATATTGCTATAAATAGCCATTAATTTTCTTGAAACCAAAAGATAGACAGAGCCTAACCATTATTAAATTGAGCTACACAGATAAAAAGTAAAGTTCAGGGCTTACCTCAACAGAGGCTTTCTTGGCAACATTTGTCCAATCCTTAGCTGCAACACCAGTTTTCCACTCAAAATCAACAGTCAACTTAACCGGAGGCTTGTGATCAGCAGCAACAAAGCAAGACTGATAATCCCCAGCTTCCACAGTCTCAAAAGAAAAATGCCCCTCATGGACATTTTCCGCATAGTGATAGCTATTTCCATGTTCAGATGTTGCCTAAAGcacaaaaaacaaagaaaagatatcGTCTCAGCTAAACCAGAAGAAATCCAGATAATCAAAGTAAGGCATATCGAAGAACAAGGACAATTTTTAAACTTTGAATATGAAACCATCAGAACAAATTACCTTAAGACCCGAATACAATGTAAGTAAATACGAAAGATTCATATAGTAGACACCAACTAATTTGGAAGTGAAGCATAGTTGACTGATTGTCTGAATGATATTAGAACACATTCCATTCTTGATAGATTTTTAGCCTCTGACTACAGAGTCAACGCAAATCAGCTGGACAATTCTTGACCAACCATAATTTCCAAATGAAGCTTTAAGCGATTTAGCATATCCCATCAAGAAAATGCAGGAAAATCCATAGCTTTAACCGACACATCTATCATAAAAAGCTAAAATACTTGTACTAGTCTTAGATAGAATTTCTGGTTCcaaattcaagatcaaacacattTAATATTTTGTGGAACTCGAACATCAAAATTCTTAAATATcttaaaaataagatttttatactaaaaattacataaaaataattttttttccttccaTTGCACCATACAAAGCTCCAATCAAGTACAACCAGTTGCTAATTGGAAAAAACAAAATAATCCCATTTGTTTCTTACCTCATAAAATCTATGAaagtagcaaaaaaaaaaaaaaaaaagaagtaaatatTTACCCTGACGGTGACTTTGTGTGTATCAGGCAAAGGATGGCCATCATTTGGGTTAATGATATGATATTTTCCTACAGTCATGGAATGGCCTTTGATTTCTTCAGATATGCATTTTGTATGACCTGATTCTATTTCAAATCGTAGAGACTGAATTTGAGTTAACGAAAACCCCAAGATTAGAACAAGAAATAGTGCATTACTTCTCAAAATCATCATTTTCTTGTTTGACAAGAAATAAAGGACAATAATCACAGTGGAAAGTTGCTAATTTTTTGGGTGTGAGATTGAAGTGGAAAGAGCCTTTGTCTTAGGGAAGAAGTTGAGTTGAATCTTTGAGATGACAAAGAGAGGAGACAATGAAACGGGATTGAAGAAAGTCAAAGACTCAGATTTCTTTgatctattttcttcttcttttctgttTTGCACTTTCATTTGGCTTATTTTATTATTGATTTTTAATTACTTTCTCATGTCGATAGGAAGTAGTAGTGATAACATGATGAGACTACTACTAGCGTCTTTGGCCAAcctacaaaaattaaattaaatttaaagtatttttttaaaaggattaattaatttgaaaaataattttcaccATTAATTAGTATTTGGTAAgacttttaaaaattatttttacgtatttttttaaaagtacttttcaaaaaaatacttttggtgagaagttaTTTTTTTCTGCTTTTCCAAAATTATTTCTGCTTCTCCTCGAAATtactttttttcttccaaaagtttGGTCACActtaaactttttaaaaaaataacttttagaaaaaagtacttttaaaatcgaaaaagcttgaccaaacatgCTAGACAAATACTTTGATTCCGTAGAGAGAGAAAGTACACATTATACCttagtaattaaaaaaaaaaatcatacataGATTGTTCTAATTTATATGTTCTATTTTGCTTTTAATCtctttaaaataatatttttttatatttagtaACTCTTTAACATTAATACTTTATATGCCATAATTAAAACTACAAAATTCAAATCTCAATctatttgttttttaaaatttctGTGTCCCGTcaaattaaaatacaaaatgaaGTCAAAGGGGTGCATAgtagtctttttctttttcttttttcgtaGGAGTAGCTTTTTAGAAAGAGGCAAACAATGTCGAATTCCACGGTAGTTATGCAAAAATGGCTAACATTTAAATTTATGTCCGATTAACTGAAGGTGTGTTTTTTCttctgttccttttgttgataATAAAAGATAGATCAACGTTATGCCTTTGACTTTTAAGATGTGGACACACGATAGGTTTTTTTGTTTATTCAATAATTTTATCTAGCTTTTAAAGTTACGCATTCAATATTTCTTTTGGAGTCTCAATTAATCATAATTTGCGTTAGGTAATATCTATTAAAAGGTGAAGCACTCCCTAATTAATTTGAATTCATTTTagagctgtgagcacctaatttttgatcaTATTTAAAAAATTTAACCATTTtcaatatttaaatattttttaagtttaatctaTATATTTTATCCTTTATTTCACTTTTTAGTAGGTttacttaagaaaattaaaaatcacaaaaagagTCACACTTTTAGATATTAGTTTTACTTTCATTTACGAAAAAAACACAAATAATATGTTTTCTTCTTGTGAAAAATTACTATTTTATAAGTCTTTTCAGTAATTTCCTATACTTTTCTAGGTCTAAGAATAGTTAGTTAACATTTTACCTAACTATTTTAATTTAGTAGggataatattttaattttgtttgttattctttaaaagaaactaaaagaggaaaaaaagaaaaaggactcGGAGGCAAAAGAATGCGGCTGATTCTTCTAGAAAAGGACTAggggtgtcacgaccccagtttcaTGTCGTGATGATACCTACTCTCTAAGATTAGGTAAGCCAAACATAGATAGAGAAATAAGgaaaataatattaaaacttcaaattaaaccTCTACACTATTATAATAGCTCAATAgtacaactataggggcatcaaattactaagtcataccatgaaagtttgggagagagtagtagaaatgagagtgcgaaggacggtgtctatttcagacaaccagttcgggttcatgccgggacgatctaccacagaagctatccatcttattaggaggatggtggaacagtacagagataagaagaaggatctccacatggtgtttattgatctagagaaagcgtacgataaggttcctaggaaggtcttatggagctgcttagaggataaagggtcccgagtaactatattagagTGATTAAAGACatatatgatggagctaagactcgggttaggacagtaggaggcgactctgaacactttccagttattacgggattgcaccaagggtctgcgctcagcccattcctatttgccctggtgatggatgcactgactcattatattcaaggggaggttccattaggggtgggcattcggtcGATTCGGTTCGGTTTGAATAAATTCGGTCCGGTTATTCGGTTTTGTAAATATGATAACCGAAACCGAACTGAAATAAGTTCAGTTCAGTTCGGTTTTTTAAATTTCAGTTCGGTTAATTTTGGGTCGGTTTTCGGTTTGAACATTATCATATTGGGCTGGGCTTATTCTGATTAATAATTGGACTAATTTGTTGGTTGTTTCCAAAATTTTGGACTTTTTGAATGTGTTAAGTCATAAATATGTTCTTTTCAGTGTAAGCCTGGATTTTTGAACTGTGGATAAGATGACCGAAAAAGGAGCAATTCATCAATTAAACATAACCAAAGGATGCTGCTAATTACATGGTTACACCTCTACTTGGTCCATACAAGATCCCACAATCATACAAACAAATATAAACTAGGGAGTAGGGATTAGTAGTTACAACCAAAAGAGCACTACATTACAGAACCAAAAAACCAAAATAGCTATGCTGCTTTGCTGCCACTGGTTACAAGTTACAGCCATGGCCCATGAGAGAACAAAAAACTTAGAATCTATGCTACTTTGCTGCCATTGTTTAGTACAAGCATATTACATAACCAAAAGAGTAATCCAAAAGTTAGAAAGTTTTCATGCTGCTGAACAGCTGAAGTCTCAAAACCAGAGAAATAATTACATTAAGTAGCATGAAACAAGTGAAGTCTATTTACTATAGCATCACTTCCATCTAGGCGCCATGATCAAACCTTTGCAACAAAAGACATAATTATAGGTCAAAAACACAATTGATTTATAATAAAGTATATCAATGTTATATCTTCAAATATACAGAAGGCTATCAACTTACCAGTTACCACACATGGTACATGTTGCAACTATATGTCAATAATAGTTGAATCTTTTGCACTATCAGCCAGATCTAAGGAAAATATAGAAGAAAACTTTGTCATGCATCATCAGTGTTAAGTAAACTATTTGTAATATAATAAAGGAAAGACACAAAATAATTACCAAGTTCTAGTTGTTCTAGATACTCCAAGTCTTCCTCAACTTTAATAGGAATAGGTTCACTTCTAAGCCAATCTTGAAGACAAATAAGAGATTGCACCAGTTTAGGCGTCAACGAACTCCTGAACGAGTCAAGAATGCGACCTCCCGTGCTGAATGCACATTCAGATGCAACACTTAAAATAGGAATGGCTAATACATCACGAGCCATCTCCGCAAGAATGGGAAATCTAGGCTCATTCATTTTCCACCACTTTAAGATTTTAAAGTCATCTGTTTCAGGCTCAAGATCTTCAGCAAGATATCTTTCTAACTCTGATTTAGTACCTAAACCTCCGGTCACTTCCTTATGTTTCTCAAATTCTAATTTTGTTCTCATTGTTCCTCTTTTTAAAAAGCTACCATAACCACTGACAGTAGTTGTTGTGTTTCCAGATGAAGCAGATGATGTTcctattgaattttttttaacatAATAATCAAACAAAGAATCCATATAATTTTTCACCTCTAAAATCAattttttccctttgttttctccAAACATCCTCACAATTGCAAAAGGAACATATTCAAGCTTGTTACGGGGATCCAAAATTGATGCAATAAAGATCATCTTGTTCATTTTTTCAGGTTCACCCCAATActtgacaaatttttctttcattttttttgccATTTCTTTCAAACTAGTATCTTCATGTTCCATCCACTCTTTCAATATAAGATCAAGCTCACAAATTTCAACAAAATGCACATTGGAAGTGACATAAATAGAACCAGAAACCCTCAAAGTAAGCAAATAAAAAGCTTCAAGAAATTTTACCATTGTTCTCACATTATCCCAGTCAACACTTGTGAGATCACCTGCACTAGTTCCATCTTCACAAACATAGGTACGAAGATGATGCAACAATCCAACATCAAAGAAACTATATTTGTCAAAGGCAAACTCAAATTGTTGTGCTGTGTCTAACATCATGTATGTAGAGTTCCATCGAGTTGAAACGTCTAAGCATAATGATCTCTTAGAAGTTAACTTTTGAGATTCACAACATTCTTTAAACTTTCTAATCCTAGCGGGAGATTGTCTAATGTATCTCACAGCTTGTCTAACTCTCTTGATAGAAACACCAATTTCTTTCAACCCATCTTGTACAATGAGATTAAGTATGTGAGCCATACATCTAACATGCAGGTGTTTACCATTCATTATATTAGTTCCCCGGGTAGTCAATTGTTTAGACACTTCTCTTACTGTGACATCATTGGAACTAGCATTATCTACAGTTATAGTAAATACATTTTCCAACCCCCAatcaagcaaacaattagtaATTACCGATGCCATGTCATCACCCTTATGACTAGAGATAGGATAAAAGTTTATTATCCTTTTATGCAATTTCCAATCTCTGTCAATAAAGTGAGCAGTAAGACACATATAGTTTATTTTTTGTATAGAAGTCCAAGTATCTGTTGTAAGACAGATTTTAGGACGTGCTTCATTGAAGGAATTCTTCAAACTATGTCTTTGTTCACAATAAAGTTCATAACAATCTCTTGTCAATGTTCTACGAGAAGGAATTTGAAATTGAGGCATTGTGACTCCCATAAACTTCTTAAATCCTTCCTTTTCAACAAAACTAAATGGCAGTtcatccaaaattatcatttgagCTAAAGCTTTCCTACTAAGTGCTTGATCAAATTTCCAAGTGGTAAGCACCCCTTCATTTGCCCCATTTGAAGCTAGTAGAAAACTGATTTGTGTTTGACTATTATCCATGATACGGGgcattttgggacacttaatgaGATGATTGTTCATTGATGTAGTACCATTACCTTTCGTAGCAGCAGCATAAGTTTTTTGACAGTAGTTACATTTTGCTCTTTTAGCTCCACTAGGATcatcatatttctcaaaatgTTTCCAAGCATCAGATCTAGGTTGCATCACTTTCCTTTTCTTTGGAGCTTCATCAGGACTGTCTGGACTGAGACCTTCAGTATTAGGTATGCTATCATTCGAACCCCCACCTTCGCAGGTTTCGCTTACCCTACTTCCATTTTCTTCCATCTACAAAAAAGAATACAAACATAACAATAAAATACTGAGCAGTGATACAAACATAATACATAACAATAAAATACTGAACAATACGATGGTGATGAAATTGATGCAATGTTGCATCAAACACTAGTACACAACTCTCAGTGAGTATGACCCATGTAATGTAATGAGTATGACCTTGCTTAAAAAAAATTACTGACCAGTGagcttttcttgttttaataacaAGTTAGAACCTCTCAACTCAACAACACTAAAATCAACAAATATTACAAGAAAATGGACATCACATTCAAGAGTCAAGACTCAAGACTTCTTTCTATGTTGCATGCATCTTTAAGTCTTTAAATACTAACTTTTcacaggaaaaaaataaaaaataaactgaaaCAAGGGAAAGAAGAGAAGATCGGCGAGGGTCGAGGAGTAgagaacacaaaaaaaaaagaaatgagcgAAATATAACAAAAATTAACCTTACCTTCCACAAGAAATTTGACGACAATGATAGATCCCTAGCGTATTTGGGAAAACCACCACTCCACCAGTTTATCAATGGAACCCCTAGCGTATTTGGGGAATTGGGGGGGAGGAACTGCCGAACTGAGAAGTGAGAAGTGAAGTGAGAAGAGAAGGGAGAAATAAAAGCCCTAGCTGCCTAACTGCCTAAGAAAGTAAGAATGGGAAAAGAAAAGGAGATGATCAGCTGATGCCTGATGGGCAATTGGGTATTTGGGTTTGGGATGGGCTGATTTTAATGGAACATAAACTTGGGCCTTAGCCTATATAAGTATGGAAGAGCTGAATTCAGTTGGGACTTGGGCTGATTTCAATGGAACTTAAAATTGGGCTTAGGCCTATATAGCCTATAAAGAATCCATGTAGTATTAGTTCGGTTTTTCGGTTAACCGAAAAATATAAATCAATAACCGACAAccggacagtaggaggcgactctgaacactttccagttattacggggttgcaccaagggtctgcgctcagcccattcctatttgccctggtgatggatgcactgactcatcatattcaaggggaggttccatggtgcatgctatttgctgatgacattattctaattgacgagacaagaggcggcgtcaacgagaggctagagatttggagacatgctcttgagtctaaaggtttcaagttgagtaggacgaagacggaatacctcgagtgcaaatttggagttgagccgacggaagcgggagttgaagtgaggcttgactctcaagtcattcccaagaaaggtagtttcaagtaccttggatcggttattcaggggatcggggagattgacgaggatgtcacacaccgtataggggtggggtggatgaagtggaggttagcgtcgggagtcttgtgtgacaagaaagtgccaccgttactaaaaggtaagttttatagagcagtggttaggcctgccatgttgtatggaactgaatgttggccggtaaagaactcacacacccagaagatgaaagtagcagagatgaggatgttgaggtggatgtgcgggcatacaaggatggataagattaggaatgcagatattcgagagaaggtgggtgtggcccccatggaggacaagatgcgggaagtaagactcagatggttcgggcacattcagaggaggagcactgatgcaccggtgaggaggtgtgagcgactggctgtagtgggcacgcggagaggtagaggaagacctaagaagtattggggagaggtgatcagacaggacatggcgcgacttaggattactgaggacatggcccttgatagggaattatggaggtcgagcattaaggttgtaggttaggggagagtgtgaatatttctacagcacaagtgagggagactatctagttaggagttagactaggaatgtcagtgGCCGTCTATtggatgcagggctttaccttctagttgtactataccaaccatctatttcgtatttcgtatttcgtatcctgtatttcatatttcatatctcttatatattgttgttatttttattacgcatttttatggtactaatatatcatctcctattgcttttttgagccgagggtctcctggaaacagcctctctaccctttggggtaggggtaaggtctgcgtacatattaccctccccagaccccacttgtgggattatactgggtcgttgttgttgttgttgttccccgAAACTTGGTGGAAtggagtcataagctctacaagaAAGTATTAATAGTCTCCATATACAACACGGTTTGAAAAAAGAAGTAAACAATCGgtgatttgggccaaaatttatTAAATGGTAGCCATTTGTGTTTTGATTAtcaattgcaattatagccttttaactttttaactctttttgaaattaaattaaataaacttAATTATTTCCAATAAAATGTAGTAAAATTATAAATATCAAATGTACTACTAATTAttgtaattaaatatttataaaatattttattttaatgattttgaaatgaTAAATATATTTGTAATTACATAATACcaatactaaaattattaattCAAAACTAATACTCAGTTAATTTGTGAAAATAAGTACTATTGATAGAAAATGCTTTCAAAACATTCATAGTAAATTATTAATATTAagtataaataaattaattttaaaagaaagGGTCAAAATCGGTCGTCAACACCTATGAACCTCCAGCTCTgatactgtcacgacccagaatCTCAATCTCgagatcgtgatggcacctaacatccgtttgctaggcaagccgacatgaGATAATTAAATGACCGATTTTTAATTGTTAAAACACAATGATGATATACAACGAGAAATAGAAACCCAATCTGATACAGTGTCATGTGATAATATCTATTTCCAAAAATTTGGAGATACGAGTACACGAGCAACTAGAAGTTCTACAAATAGAGTCTGAAATAAATATAACTATTTTGAAGGAAATGAACAGTAAAAATGGGAAGAGGAAGGGGACTtgaaggtctgcggacgccagcaaATTTACCTCAAGTCTCCGTATGTAATTATCTGAGCTGACACACCTCACGCACCGCTGGGACAATACCAGaatttgcacaagaagtgcaaaACTGTAGTATGAATAAAATCCTACCCAATATACTCCGTAAATGTAGAGCCTAACAtcgatgaggtagtgacgaggctatgacaagacacctacGTAAATAAGCCTGTACAAGTATATATGAAGCAGTAACAATAATAGAGAATAATAACATACAAGCTGAGAGGGGACATCAAAAAAGGGGGAAATATGGCAACTACAACATGTATGAAATCACGTGATAGCCGAATAAATCATCAACCAATGAAATAAGACAAACCAACGATATGAAAAtagcacgacattacccttcgtgcttgtactctcgtccttaccatgaAAATGATGATATAATTAAAATGAAATGgtatgacatcacccttcatgcttttattttcgtcctcaccatataataaagaataaatgagatgaatggcacgacatcaccctttatgcttttactctcttcctcatcATATAATAATGAATAAATGAtataaatggcacgacatcacccttcatgcttttatgTTCTTCCTTActatataataattaataaatgagataaatacaatgacacgacatcactcttcgtatTTTTACTCTCTTTCTCACCATGTAATGATGATAATATGAATTCAACAAATAAATAATGCGGAGAATGTATTAAACGTCAAATATGATGCCAAGATTCCAAACTTCAAATTCTAAAATACTCAACAATTATGAAATACGCAATAATTATGAAAGGAATAATCAAAGAAGTAATAAACCTAACCTACACATAGATATCATATTTAATAATACAATAAACATAAGGAAACAAGTTCCACCCACATActttaacccaacaacaacacataagtactcgtcacctcatatatacgTTGTTCCCATACATTAAACACGTAAAAAATAGACTAACAAGTCCTAATACCTCAAGTCAAcgttaaccacgatacttacctcgCTCTGCAATCAAATCAAAGCTCAACCGAGGCCTTTGCTCTAAAATCtgcctccaaaccaatcaaatctaaccaaatatagttcaaacaattcaaaataagctttagagaCTACTAATGAgtgaaaaagattcaatctttaatgattttgaaaaaactcaacaaaagtcaacccgagCCGCTTGGTCAGAACCCGAGATTTGGACCAAAACCTAATTACCCATTTACCCCCGAGCCCGATTATatgattagtttcgaaatccgacctcaatttgaggtctaaatctcaatttctcaaaatctccaatttctaccatgaacaAACAGAGATTAAAGGCTAGAAATCAATGAGTGTTGATGGAAAtgaaagaaaacgagttaaaatctACTAACCTTTAAAGTGGGGATGAAATTCCTCTACAAAATCTCCTCTAGGCCGAGTCAAATGTGGAGAtggtgaaaaatgatgaaaatcccGACTTTGGGATATTCAATTGACTGGGCGTCAGGTCTTTATCACGTTCAAAAAGGACCTGACACGATCGCGAAGCATAACAACCCTAttggcctacgcgttcgcgatgttcCTCACGCGTTTGCAAAGGCTTCTCCCCCTCCCCCCCACCTTCGGTTTCGCGTAGAACACTCAGCAGATCCCCTCCGAGGCCCATACCGATCGCATTCGCGTGGTATTGTCGTGTTCACGAAGGGTGATCCCAACACTGCTTCACGTTCGCGATCTCAACCTTGCATGCACATAGAGGAAATCCCACCCCAGCCCAGGTTACCATTCGTGATCGCGTGAGTGGATTCGCAATCGCGAAGAACAAAGCGCGAGGTACCAGAATCTCTGAAACCAGCAATCcttctaagttcaaaatcaatCTGTAGCCTGTCGAAAACTCATGCGAGCCCCTGGTGCTCCAAATCAAAcgtgcacacaagtgtaataatatcatacaaacttttTCTTGTggtcaaaacaccaaaataactccTAGAACCACGAATCAGACATCAAAATGTATaaaatttttaaagaaacttaagaactttcaaaTTCACAACCGAATGTCTGAATAACGTCAAATCAAATTGCTTTTGCacaaaattttgcagacaagtcacgAATAGTGAAATGAACCTATACCAACTTTTGGAACCGAAATCTGAATCCATTAAAAAAAAAGTCAACCTATGGTCAAACTTAGGAATTctttaaaccttcaaattactagTTTTCAATGAATCACGTTCAATCAAGTCagggacttccgaattcaattccggacatatgcccaagtacCAAATCCTGATACAGACCCACTAGGATCATCAAAATACTAATTT
The Nicotiana sylvestris chromosome 11, ASM39365v2, whole genome shotgun sequence DNA segment above includes these coding regions:
- the LOC138881363 gene encoding uncharacterized protein; this translates as MEDQVHRFMMGLEPYLLNDCMSVSLHPDMDISRIQMEENGSRVSETCEGGGSNDSIPNTEGLSPDSPDEAPKKRKVMQPRSDAWKHFEKYDDPSGAKRAKCNYCQKTYAAATKGTSSASSGNTTTTVSGYGSFLKRGTMRTKLEFEKHKEVTGGLGTKSELERYLAEDLEPETDDFKILKWLVMY
- the LOC104210847 gene encoding transmembrane emp24 domain-containing protein p24delta7; this encodes MMILRSNALFLVLILGFSLTQIQSLRFEIESGHTKCISEEIKGHSMTVGKYHIINPNDGHPLPDTHKVTVRATSEHGNSYHYAENVHEGHFSFETVEAGDYQSCFVAADHKPPVKLTVDFEWKTGVAAKDWTNVAKKASVEAMELELKHMAETVQAIHDEMFYLREREEEMHDLNISTNDKMAWMTGLSILVCLSVAGLQFWHLKTFFEKKKLI